One part of the Muntiacus reevesi chromosome 18, mMunRee1.1, whole genome shotgun sequence genome encodes these proteins:
- the CSF3 gene encoding granulocyte colony-stimulating factor, whose product MKLMALQLLLWHSALWTVHEATPLGPARSLPQGFLLKCLEQVRKIQADGAELQERLCAAHKLCHPEELVLLGHSLGIPQAPLSSCSSQSLQLTSCLDQLHGGLFLYEGLLQALAGISPELAPTLDTLQLDVTDFATNIWLQMEDLGVAPAVQPTQGTMPAFTSAFQRRAGGVLVASKLQSFLELAYRVLRYLAEP is encoded by the exons ATGAAGCTGATGG CCCTGCAGCTGCTCCTCTGGCACAGCGCGCTCTGGACGGTGCACGAAGCCACCCCCCTGGGCCCTGCCCGCTCCCTGCCCCAGGGCTTCCTGCTCAAGTGCTTAGAGCAAGTGAGGAAAATCCAGGCTGATGGCGCCGAGCTGCAGGAGAGGCTG TGTGCCGCCCACAAGCTGTGCCACCCGGAGGAGCTGGTGCTGCTCGGGCACTCTCTGGGcatcccccaggctcccctgagcAGCTGCTCCAGCCAGTCCCTGCAGCTG ACTAGTTGCCTGGACCAACTGCACGGTGGCCTCTTTCTCTACGAGGGCCTCCTGCAGGCCCTGGCGGGCATCTCCCCAGAGCTGGCCCCCACCTTGGACACATTGCAGCTGGACGTCACCGACTTTGCCACCAACATCTGGCTGCAG ATGGAGGACCTGGGGGTGGCCCCGGCTGTGCAGCCCACCCAGGGCACCATGCCAGCCTTCACCTCGGCTTTCCAGCGCCGAGCAGGAGGGGTCCTGGTTGCTTCCAAGCTGCAGAGTTTCCTGGAGCTGGCATACCGTGTCCTGCGCTACCTTGCCGAGCCCTGA